The Psychrobacter sp. LV10R520-6 genome includes a region encoding these proteins:
- the tnpA gene encoding IS200/IS605 family transposase, which translates to MSNTLRRGRHVVYNLHVHLVFVTKYRGKVFTKEGLDELSLILNQVCQDFNAQLVEFNGEEDHVHLLVNYPPKVSISSLVNSLKGVSSRMIRKKNYVSINQELWGSALWSPSYFASSCGGASIEVIRQYIDQQQVPN; encoded by the coding sequence ATGTCAAACACATTAAGGCGTGGTAGACACGTTGTTTATAATCTTCACGTTCATTTGGTCTTTGTTACTAAATATAGAGGAAAAGTATTTACCAAAGAGGGGTTAGATGAACTGAGCTTAATATTAAATCAGGTCTGTCAGGATTTTAATGCTCAGCTCGTAGAGTTTAATGGTGAAGAAGATCATGTGCATCTTTTGGTTAATTACCCGCCAAAAGTCAGCATTTCATCTTTAGTAAATAGCTTAAAAGGGGTGTCTAGCAGAATGATTCGTAAAAAAAACTACGTTTCTATCAATCAAGAACTTTGGGGTAGCGCACTGTGGTCGCCCAGTTATTTTGCTTCAAGCTGTGGCGGGGCTTCAATTGAAGTTATTAGACAATATATCGACCAACAGCAAGTACCTAACTAG
- the folE gene encoding GTP cyclohydrolase I FolE encodes MSNTPTITSDYQESIESYRQLITSTGEDLERPGLGDTPMRAAKAFAHLTKGYHQSLDKVVNDALFPSTNRELVLVQNIEFYSLCEHHMLPFHGIAHVGYLPNGQVLGLSKFARIVDMFARRLQVQENLSEQVAQTIMDVTGCRGVAVVMDASHMCMMMRGVSKQHTTTRTTAMLGEFVHDNQSRMEFLSAIPRRQPAF; translated from the coding sequence ATGAGTAATACCCCAACCATAACATCAGATTACCAAGAGAGCATCGAGTCCTATCGTCAACTGATTACTTCAACCGGCGAAGACCTAGAGCGCCCGGGTCTTGGAGATACTCCCATGCGCGCGGCAAAAGCTTTTGCTCACTTGACCAAAGGCTATCATCAAAGCTTGGATAAGGTTGTCAATGACGCGTTGTTCCCATCGACCAATCGTGAGCTGGTACTGGTACAAAACATTGAATTTTATTCGTTATGTGAGCACCATATGCTGCCCTTTCATGGTATCGCACATGTGGGCTATTTGCCAAATGGACAAGTATTAGGCTTATCAAAATTTGCTCGTATCGTAGACATGTTTGCTCGTCGTTTGCAAGTTCAAGAAAACTTAAGCGAACAAGTTGCACAGACCATTATGGATGTGACCGGCTGTCGCGGCGTGGCGGTAGTGATGGATGCGTCTCACATGTGTATGATGATGCGCGGTGTCAGTAAACAACATACAACCACACGTACGACGGCTATGCTAGGTGAATTTGTTCATGACAATCAATCACGTATGGAGTTTTTGAGCGCGATACCTAGACGGCAACCGGCTTTTTAA
- the dauA gene encoding C4-dicarboxylic acid transporter DauA has translation MFSALRKSLASKITLSDIQENILSGLAVGVIALPLSMALAIASGVPPQHGLYTAIVAGIVIALSGGSKVNISGPTAAFVVVLLPIVQQFGIGGLLVSGFMAGIIMILMGVGKLGKLIEIVPYPVIIGFTAGIGVVIGTLQIKDFLGLNIEALNGDYLDKLLLIVSSLPTINWQELLIGALTITTLLLWPRMRSKIPGHLIALLVGSISAWLFSLLSQDFSVATIASRFHYEINGLIGDGIPAILPAFEWPWNLPDANGNPIGLSFALIKMLLPAAITIAILGALESLLCAVVADGMSGKKHNPNDELIGQGIGNMIVPLFGGIPATAAIARTAANIKAGGNLPLSSVVHSLFILGSILALTPLLAYIPMASMAALLLVVAWNMSEAKHFIRTIKVAPRDDVIVLILCFSLTVLFDMTVAVAVGMGLSALLFIRKSITLTKTTEIEKNHELHGELADNIVIYDINGPLFFGSAQKALQSISIVTPDLRVVILDMSEVNMLDMSAIVTMESIKDSLARQHIGLVINNLEPRMVVKLRRAGVRYKPGKIQFSRTIKEAVAIANEMISQ, from the coding sequence TTGTTTTCAGCATTAAGAAAATCCTTAGCAAGCAAAATAACACTTTCAGATATTCAAGAGAATATTCTGTCAGGGTTAGCTGTCGGCGTTATTGCGCTTCCGTTATCGATGGCGTTAGCCATTGCAAGTGGTGTCCCACCTCAGCATGGACTGTACACGGCTATTGTCGCCGGCATTGTTATTGCCCTGAGTGGCGGTTCTAAAGTGAATATATCAGGCCCCACTGCGGCATTTGTCGTTGTGTTATTGCCAATTGTTCAGCAGTTTGGCATAGGGGGACTGCTCGTTAGTGGTTTTATGGCTGGTATCATTATGATATTGATGGGGGTTGGCAAGCTCGGCAAGCTTATTGAGATTGTTCCCTACCCGGTCATTATCGGATTCACAGCCGGTATTGGTGTTGTTATCGGTACATTGCAGATAAAAGATTTTTTAGGGCTCAACATAGAAGCGCTAAATGGGGACTATCTGGATAAGCTTTTATTGATAGTGTCTTCATTACCCACCATCAACTGGCAAGAATTGTTAATTGGTGCACTCACTATTACCACATTGTTACTCTGGCCTCGCATGCGATCCAAAATACCGGGACATCTGATCGCACTCCTTGTAGGCTCCATCTCTGCATGGTTATTTAGCCTGTTAAGTCAAGATTTTTCTGTTGCAACCATTGCCAGTCGATTTCACTATGAAATCAATGGTCTAATTGGTGATGGCATCCCGGCAATTTTGCCGGCATTTGAGTGGCCATGGAATTTACCCGACGCCAACGGTAATCCCATTGGCTTGAGTTTTGCTCTTATCAAAATGCTATTACCCGCTGCGATTACCATTGCAATATTAGGCGCACTTGAATCATTGTTATGTGCAGTCGTCGCTGATGGTATGTCAGGCAAAAAACATAATCCCAATGACGAGCTTATCGGGCAGGGGATTGGCAATATGATTGTCCCGTTATTTGGTGGCATACCTGCAACCGCAGCCATTGCCCGCACCGCTGCTAACATTAAAGCTGGCGGGAATTTACCGCTCTCATCCGTAGTACACAGTTTGTTTATTCTTGGTTCAATACTAGCGCTTACGCCTTTACTGGCTTATATCCCGATGGCGTCAATGGCGGCTTTATTATTGGTAGTAGCATGGAATATGAGTGAAGCGAAACACTTTATTCGCACTATTAAAGTCGCGCCAAGGGATGATGTTATTGTATTGATTTTATGTTTTTCACTGACGGTACTCTTTGATATGACGGTTGCTGTTGCGGTGGGAATGGGATTATCCGCTCTGCTGTTTATCCGCAAAAGTATTACGCTGACCAAGACAACCGAAATAGAAAAAAACCATGAACTCCACGGTGAGCTCGCTGATAATATTGTCATCTATGATATTAACGGGCCATTATTTTTCGGATCTGCGCAAAAAGCGCTGCAAAGTATTTCCATTGTTACGCCGGATCTTCGCGTTGTTATACTGGATATGTCTGAGGTTAATATGCTTGATATGAGTGCAATTGTCACCATGGAATCGATTAAGGATAGTCTTGCCAGACAACATATAGGATTAGTTATTAATAACTTAGAACCAAGAATGGTGGTGAAATTACGCCGTGCTGGAGTCCGCTATAAACCGGGGAAAATTCAATTCTCGCGGACAATCAAAGAGGCTGTGGCCATCGCTAATGAAATGATCTCGCAATAA
- a CDS encoding ZIP family metal transporter — protein sequence MVDWFLQLSPVMQAFLATCFTWFVTALGASVVFFFKTINRKVMDGMLGSASGVMIAASFWSLLAPAIEMVEETGGTPWVPALIGFLTGGGFLWLTDKTLPHLHPGFPTKEAEGIKTSWQRSVLLVLAITLHNIPEGLAVGVAFGAAAAGHPAASIGGAIALAIGIGIQNFPEGAAVSVPLRREGMSRKKSFMYGQFSGMVEPVTGVVGALAVIYMQPLLPYALSFAAGAMIYVVAEELIPESQAEKHSDIATVGVMVGFALMMTLDVALG from the coding sequence ATGGTCGATTGGTTTTTGCAACTTTCTCCCGTGATGCAGGCTTTTCTCGCGACTTGTTTCACTTGGTTTGTAACAGCACTTGGCGCGAGTGTGGTCTTTTTTTTCAAAACCATCAACCGAAAGGTGATGGATGGCATGCTCGGCAGTGCGTCAGGGGTTATGATTGCAGCCAGTTTCTGGTCGCTGCTAGCCCCTGCCATTGAAATGGTGGAAGAAACAGGCGGGACCCCTTGGGTGCCTGCTCTCATAGGTTTTCTCACCGGTGGTGGTTTTCTTTGGTTGACCGATAAGACTCTGCCTCACCTGCACCCTGGTTTTCCGACAAAAGAAGCTGAAGGCATAAAAACCAGTTGGCAACGTTCTGTGCTCTTGGTGCTAGCGATTACCCTCCATAATATTCCTGAAGGTTTGGCGGTGGGTGTTGCCTTTGGTGCCGCTGCAGCAGGACATCCCGCAGCCTCAATCGGCGGGGCCATTGCGCTTGCTATCGGTATTGGTATTCAGAATTTTCCAGAGGGGGCTGCGGTATCCGTGCCTCTCCGGCGAGAAGGGATGTCTAGGAAAAAGAGCTTTATGTATGGTCAGTTTTCCGGCATGGTCGAACCTGTTACCGGTGTGGTTGGCGCTTTGGCAGTTATCTATATGCAGCCTCTATTGCCTTATGCTCTGTCTTTTGCAGCAGGGGCGATGATCTATGTTGTGGCAGAGGAGTTAATTCCGGAATCCCAGGCCGAAAAACATTCAGATATTGCCACCGTCGGGGTCATGGTAGGTTTTGCTCTCATGATGACTTTGGATGTCGCCCTCGGGTAA
- a CDS encoding enoyl-ACP reductase → MLLQGQRFVVTGIASKLSIAWAIAEALHREGASLILTYPNDKIKKRVDMAAEKFEADLVLECDVASDDSIAACFEQVTAHWGDGIDGVVHAIGFAPMDQLNGDFTSATTREGSQIAHDISSYSFVALAKEARELLAMRHGSMLTLTYEGSISVLPNYNVMGMAKASLEASVRYLATSMGGEGIRVNAISAGPIRTLAASGIKSFRKMLDISEKIAPLQRNISQMEVGNAALFLLSPWASGITGEIMFVDAGFNTVAISEQLMMLDEQDK, encoded by the coding sequence ATGCTACTCCAAGGACAACGCTTTGTCGTTACCGGCATCGCCAGCAAACTCTCTATCGCATGGGCTATCGCTGAAGCGCTGCATCGTGAAGGAGCATCTTTAATCCTAACTTATCCTAACGATAAAATTAAAAAGCGCGTGGATATGGCAGCCGAAAAATTTGAGGCCGATCTGGTACTTGAGTGTGATGTGGCCTCGGATGATTCTATTGCCGCCTGTTTTGAGCAAGTAACGGCGCATTGGGGCGATGGTATTGATGGCGTCGTACATGCGATTGGCTTTGCTCCGATGGATCAGCTCAATGGTGATTTTACCAGTGCTACCACTCGCGAGGGCAGTCAAATTGCCCATGATATTTCAAGCTATAGCTTTGTCGCTTTGGCCAAAGAAGCCCGCGAACTACTAGCAATGCGTCACGGTTCTATGTTGACTCTGACTTATGAAGGTAGTATCTCAGTCTTGCCAAACTATAATGTCATGGGTATGGCAAAGGCCAGTTTAGAGGCCAGTGTAAGATATTTAGCGACATCAATGGGCGGTGAAGGTATTCGCGTTAATGCCATCTCAGCAGGTCCTATTCGAACGCTTGCGGCTAGCGGTATTAAGTCATTCCGTAAGATGCTCGATATCAGTGAAAAAATTGCACCACTACAGCGTAATATTAGTCAAATGGAAGTGGGTAATGCCGCGCTATTCTTGCTATCGCCGTGGGCGTCTGGTATCACTGGTGAGATTATGTTTGTTGATGCCGGCTTCAATACCGTGGCCATCAGTGAGCAGTTAATGATGCTAGATGAACAAGATAAGTAA
- the msrA gene encoding peptide-methionine (S)-S-oxide reductase MsrA, translating to MNFKLQAKVVGMAIVASSALYAGCASTENSTTVKNPTAANPYAPTDSNLAVATVAGGCFWCVEAGYEKIPGVVEVVSGYTGGQTENPTYSMVSAGGTGHTEAAQVYYDPQKISYNGIVQALWRIADPTDDKGQFVDRGTQYRPAIFYNNPQEKQIAEAAKQSLQASGVYKKPVVIEIVPASTFYPAEEYHQDYYKKNPLRYKYYTFNSGRYQFIESVYGKNYELDFSQFKPTADSTKQEVSSNNSNAKAGAGFNPDTFVKPGKEELKKSLSDMQYKVTQEDGTERAFKNAYWDNKEPGLYVDVISGEPLYSSRDQFKSGTGWPSFTRPLGADMVVKKADRGFFSTLTEIRSRYADSHVGHVFDDGPAPTGKRYCMNSAAMRFIPLAQMEKEGYGNWIDEVKSAS from the coding sequence ATGAATTTTAAATTACAAGCTAAAGTCGTTGGTATGGCCATCGTGGCGAGCAGTGCTCTTTACGCAGGCTGTGCCTCCACCGAAAATAGCACTACTGTGAAGAACCCTACCGCAGCCAACCCTTATGCGCCTACAGATTCTAACTTGGCAGTGGCCACGGTAGCTGGTGGCTGTTTTTGGTGCGTCGAAGCAGGTTATGAAAAAATCCCTGGCGTAGTAGAAGTGGTCTCTGGTTACACTGGTGGCCAAACTGAAAACCCGACCTACAGCATGGTATCGGCAGGTGGCACTGGCCATACTGAAGCTGCGCAAGTATATTATGATCCACAGAAGATCAGCTATAACGGTATAGTGCAGGCCCTGTGGCGAATCGCAGATCCTACCGATGATAAAGGTCAGTTCGTAGATCGTGGCACTCAGTATCGTCCAGCTATTTTTTATAATAATCCGCAAGAAAAGCAGATAGCAGAAGCGGCTAAGCAGTCGCTGCAAGCCTCTGGAGTGTACAAGAAGCCAGTAGTCATTGAGATTGTCCCTGCAAGTACTTTCTATCCAGCTGAAGAGTATCATCAGGATTACTACAAGAAAAATCCATTACGCTACAAATATTACACCTTTAATTCTGGTCGCTACCAGTTTATCGAAAGCGTATATGGTAAAAACTATGAGCTGGATTTCAGTCAGTTCAAACCTACCGCTGACAGCACAAAGCAGGAAGTCTCAAGTAACAATTCAAACGCTAAAGCAGGCGCAGGCTTCAATCCGGATACGTTTGTAAAGCCAGGAAAAGAGGAACTGAAAAAGTCACTCAGTGACATGCAATATAAAGTTACTCAGGAAGACGGTACCGAGCGCGCTTTCAAAAACGCCTATTGGGATAACAAAGAGCCTGGGCTGTATGTAGACGTGATATCGGGTGAGCCGCTATATTCCTCTCGTGACCAATTCAAGTCTGGAACTGGCTGGCCGAGCTTCACTCGCCCGTTAGGCGCTGACATGGTAGTTAAAAAGGCAGATCGAGGCTTCTTCTCGACCCTTACGGAAATTCGTAGCCGCTACGCTGACTCGCACGTGGGTCACGTATTTGATGATGGTCCAGCACCCACAGGCAAGCGCTATTGCATGAACTCAGCAGCAATGCGTTTCATTCCGCTAGCGCAAATGGAAAAGGAAGGTTACGGCAACTGGATTGACGAAGTAAAATCTGCCAGTTAA